The following coding sequences are from one Terriglobia bacterium window:
- a CDS encoding response regulator — translation MSVVPITAALPILVIEDEKAVMSYIKIALERHGYKVLSIETGIEALERLKSDRFLGVVSDMRTPGGVDGADVHTWIAKNRPELATRMLFITGDTVNEETAATLRRTGVPYIEKPFRVQQLIAAIEKIMGK, via the coding sequence ATGAGCGTGGTTCCCATTACAGCGGCGCTGCCGATACTGGTGATCGAGGACGAAAAGGCGGTCATGTCCTACATCAAGATTGCGCTGGAACGGCACGGTTATAAGGTTCTGTCGATTGAGACTGGGATCGAGGCGCTGGAGCGGCTGAAGTCGGACCGGTTTCTTGGCGTTGTTTCGGACATGCGTACGCCGGGCGGAGTGGACGGCGCAGATGTGCACACGTGGATCGCGAAGAATCGGCCGGAACTGGCGACCCGGATGTTGTTTATCACCGGTGACACGGTAAACGAAGAGACCGCGGCAACATTGCGGCGAACAGGAGTTCCGTATATCGAGAAGCCGTTTCGGGTGCAGCAGTTGATCGCGGCGATCGAAAAGATCATGGGGAAATAG
- a CDS encoding response regulator, giving the protein MKKVLIVDDSPAETKLMTAYLQDAGYWPVSIQDPTRLEQAIDIEHPSLILLDVVMPQRNGFQACRELKAHAEYGHIPVVMVTSKSTESDKFWARQQGADGYVAKPFTAADLVGEVRRFIG; this is encoded by the coding sequence TTGAAAAAGGTATTGATCGTCGACGATTCGCCGGCCGAGACCAAGTTGATGACGGCCTACCTGCAAGATGCGGGGTACTGGCCGGTGTCGATTCAGGATCCGACGCGATTGGAACAGGCCATCGACATTGAGCACCCGAGTTTGATCTTGCTCGACGTGGTGATGCCGCAGCGTAACGGTTTCCAGGCGTGCCGCGAACTGAAGGCTCACGCGGAGTACGGTCACATTCCGGTTGTGATGGTGACGTCGAAGTCGACGGAGAGCGACAAGTTCTGGGCTCGCCAGCAGGGCGCGGACGGATACGTTGCGAAGCCATTTACGGCGGCCGATCTGGTGGGCGAGGTAAGACGGTTTATCGGATGA
- a CDS encoding energy transducer TonB: MANLSSSRKWSFWLCAFILGTALLLGHTVSAADAGRKVRQQVAPQYPPLARQFNATGIVKLSVEVTPGGEVKTMKVLGGHPLLIPAAEDAVRKWKYEPAKESSTEIVEIKFVSGQ; this comes from the coding sequence ATGGCGAATTTGTCATCTTCCCGCAAATGGAGCTTCTGGCTCTGTGCATTCATATTGGGCACCGCACTCTTATTGGGACATACAGTCTCGGCGGCCGACGCCGGACGGAAAGTGAGACAGCAGGTTGCGCCTCAGTATCCCCCCTTAGCCCGTCAGTTCAACGCCACAGGCATCGTGAAGTTGTCGGTCGAAGTTACGCCGGGTGGCGAGGTCAAAACCATGAAGGTCCTGGGCGGCCACCCGCTTCTGATCCCCGCTGCCGAAGATGCTGTCAGGAAATGGAAATACGAACCCGCAAAAGAGAGTTCAACCGAGATCGTGGAAATCAAGTTTGTGTCCGGTCAATAG
- a CDS encoding PAS domain S-box protein, with protein sequence MASALGPGTTQPAVSSDDSFQTVLLELSGAASQGLQFTELVQLFCRLVRENFGASSVFCWVVKGKELYGLDGHGGDVEFYRGKRMPLEANTYSGRAVRDKVTVLVNDVPSQPDEIARKRPVGSIMAVPLVLGGPVIGVIVFSHKTKKEFFTDELAAKGQILATILGTLIETARLNRVSREERRRAEALTKCAQALHSRTDLESVGEELVKDICDLVGARATALFLRVGNSFRLTSVYSHDEKCANAIREHHGRGICAVGGGLASRAVAAQKPMSAQSENVVDKTAHADELQMLAVPLVSASSTGALLVYPHEGHEFEEQELGLLRTVAGFGSMAVSNAELLQKSEAQARELQQLVSITSELSGSDDLDKFLERFVLRAAEFLGFARSCIALLESDGKCQMRWAAENGEARPLLIPIPQRIQKHVIEERKVFWTDDAEKLPNLDVEFATQFNLKQGLVAPLLSTAGQSLGMLAVLDRKDGGGIQEEDIRRAEALAAAVSSVLERIRNLHVGVQHQQRSEELVRLALEVGSSIRLPQLAQSLTEHAARLLEAGSAALLLARGNTLETIYIYKAPALEDKSLVHRLNICLTEMMARSKEAIRTGEAAELLGPGIAENTGWKRVSLVRLASAQDEMIGVLCLANVAREVTAEDRSLLQAIAAHASVALDNSRLFTRIAQSNSQWVEIFDAITDFIVVHDQTDQVLRVNRGMAEFIGVRPAELVGVSMRALMALAQEVSTESCPFCRSRSEITDEYLHPILDRTYLVSTSRIHGGMEEGVQTIHVLKDITDRREAERRYRELFDNIQEGLFFTTPDGRFIEVNDALVRMLGYDSREDLLQADIHRDLYPTTEDRKRFTDALEEKGTLRNFQETLRRKDGSVIYTLQNAFAVRDTQGRVTQYRGLTLDITELKTFQAELQRQRDFNVSILNNTQSLIIVADTAGLITFANRRCYELGGFAAGELVGRPLIELVAVDKRDELRGALERAIAGEHISNMELPLILAQYGNGQFSLNLSPMRDDRGEVSSIVAVMTDITDAAILQAKLMHTEKMAAVGQLVSGVAHEVNNPLTAILGFADLLSEQENVPEDARRDLQVIIQEAQRTKQIVQNLLSFARQMPAQRQPLQLNAILRRTLQLRAYDFANHGIKLVEELHEPIPDVVGDPHQLQQVFLNILNNAYDAVRETGKPGTIGVRSGVRDGGVEVIFEDTGTGITAPERIFDPFYTTKEVGKGTGLGLSICYGIVHEHGGEIVAANRSDMTGASFTVRFPGVAMAQAVGEGA encoded by the coding sequence ATGGCTAGTGCTTTGGGTCCGGGGACAACCCAGCCCGCTGTGTCTTCCGACGATTCATTTCAGACAGTTCTCCTGGAACTGTCGGGTGCTGCCTCGCAAGGACTGCAATTTACCGAGTTAGTTCAGCTGTTTTGCCGGTTGGTCCGGGAGAATTTTGGGGCTAGTTCCGTCTTTTGTTGGGTAGTTAAAGGCAAGGAGCTGTATGGCTTAGACGGTCATGGGGGGGATGTGGAGTTTTACCGGGGCAAACGGATGCCGCTGGAGGCAAACACTTACTCCGGTCGGGCGGTGCGGGACAAGGTGACAGTTCTGGTCAATGATGTTCCCAGCCAACCGGATGAGATCGCCCGAAAGCGGCCCGTGGGTTCGATCATGGCTGTCCCGCTTGTCCTGGGCGGACCCGTGATTGGTGTGATTGTTTTCTCTCATAAAACGAAAAAGGAATTCTTCACCGACGAACTGGCCGCTAAAGGCCAGATATTGGCCACGATCCTTGGCACGCTAATTGAGACTGCGCGGCTGAACCGGGTATCGCGCGAGGAGCGCCGGAGGGCCGAGGCGCTGACGAAATGTGCGCAGGCACTGCATTCGCGAACCGACTTGGAGAGTGTTGGGGAAGAACTTGTTAAAGATATTTGCGACCTGGTCGGAGCCCGGGCGACGGCGTTATTTCTCCGAGTGGGGAATTCGTTCCGGTTAACGTCGGTTTATTCGCACGACGAGAAATGCGCGAATGCTATACGGGAACACCACGGGAGAGGGATCTGCGCTGTTGGTGGCGGCCTTGCGAGTCGCGCTGTTGCGGCGCAGAAGCCGATGAGCGCGCAGTCGGAAAATGTGGTCGATAAGACGGCACACGCCGATGAGCTTCAGATGCTTGCGGTGCCGCTGGTTTCCGCAAGCAGTACAGGGGCGTTGCTGGTGTATCCGCATGAAGGTCACGAGTTCGAGGAGCAGGAGTTGGGCCTACTGCGGACAGTTGCCGGGTTCGGATCGATGGCAGTCAGTAATGCCGAATTGCTGCAGAAATCAGAGGCACAGGCGCGCGAGCTTCAGCAACTGGTAAGTATCACTTCAGAGTTGAGCGGGTCGGATGATCTGGACAAGTTCCTGGAGCGGTTCGTCTTGCGCGCGGCGGAGTTCCTCGGCTTTGCGCGTTCATGTATTGCGCTGCTGGAGAGCGATGGCAAGTGCCAGATGCGGTGGGCAGCGGAGAACGGCGAAGCCAGGCCGCTGCTGATTCCTATTCCGCAGCGAATCCAGAAACACGTGATCGAGGAGCGGAAAGTTTTCTGGACGGATGACGCGGAAAAACTGCCGAATCTCGACGTGGAATTTGCGACGCAGTTCAACCTGAAGCAGGGACTTGTGGCTCCATTGCTCAGTACAGCCGGGCAGTCTCTCGGAATGCTCGCGGTGCTGGACCGGAAGGATGGCGGCGGGATCCAGGAAGAAGATATTCGGCGTGCCGAGGCGTTGGCTGCAGCCGTGTCATCGGTCCTGGAGCGGATTCGGAATTTACACGTTGGGGTACAGCATCAACAGCGCAGTGAAGAATTGGTGCGGCTGGCACTGGAGGTCGGATCGAGCATTCGGCTGCCGCAATTGGCGCAGTCGCTGACGGAGCATGCCGCGCGACTTCTGGAGGCCGGCAGTGCGGCGTTGTTGCTGGCGCGCGGGAATACGCTGGAAACGATCTATATATACAAAGCGCCAGCGCTGGAAGACAAGTCGCTAGTTCATCGACTGAACATCTGCCTGACGGAGATGATGGCGCGCTCGAAAGAGGCGATTCGGACAGGCGAAGCAGCAGAGTTGCTGGGTCCAGGGATCGCCGAAAACACTGGCTGGAAGCGGGTGTCCCTCGTACGGCTTGCGAGTGCACAGGACGAGATGATTGGCGTGCTGTGCCTGGCGAATGTGGCGCGCGAGGTTACGGCGGAAGATCGCAGCCTGTTGCAGGCGATTGCGGCGCACGCATCGGTGGCACTGGATAATTCGAGGCTGTTTACGCGGATTGCGCAGAGCAACAGCCAATGGGTGGAGATTTTCGACGCGATCACGGATTTTATCGTCGTTCATGACCAGACGGATCAAGTGCTTCGGGTCAATCGCGGCATGGCGGAATTTATTGGCGTACGCCCCGCGGAGTTGGTGGGCGTGAGCATGCGTGCCCTGATGGCATTGGCGCAAGAGGTGAGCACGGAATCGTGCCCGTTCTGCCGCAGCCGAAGCGAGATTACGGACGAGTACCTGCATCCGATCCTCGATCGCACGTACCTGGTCTCGACTTCCCGCATTCACGGTGGGATGGAAGAGGGTGTCCAGACCATTCATGTGCTAAAGGACATCACCGACCGTCGCGAGGCCGAACGACGATATCGCGAACTGTTCGACAACATTCAGGAAGGATTGTTCTTCACGACGCCCGACGGGCGGTTCATTGAAGTGAACGACGCCCTAGTGCGGATGCTTGGATACGACAGCCGGGAAGACCTGCTGCAGGCAGATATTCATCGCGATCTCTATCCGACCACAGAAGACCGCAAGAGATTCACCGATGCGCTGGAGGAAAAGGGGACTCTGCGGAATTTCCAGGAAACCCTGCGGCGCAAGGATGGCTCGGTAATCTACACCTTGCAGAACGCGTTTGCAGTGCGTGACACGCAGGGTAGGGTGACGCAGTATCGCGGGCTGACGCTAGACATCACGGAGTTGAAAACCTTCCAGGCGGAATTGCAGCGGCAGCGTGACTTCAACGTCAGCATTCTGAATAACACGCAGAGTCTGATCATCGTTGCCGATACCGCGGGGCTGATCACGTTTGCCAACCGACGATGCTACGAACTGGGCGGATTTGCCGCCGGAGAACTGGTTGGCCGGCCGCTGATTGAACTGGTCGCGGTCGATAAGCGCGATGAGTTGCGCGGAGCGCTGGAGCGCGCAATTGCGGGTGAACACATCTCCAACATGGAATTGCCACTGATCCTGGCGCAGTACGGAAACGGCCAGTTCTCGCTCAACCTGAGCCCGATGCGGGATGACAGGGGCGAAGTCAGCTCGATCGTCGCCGTGATGACCGACATCACCGATGCCGCGATTTTGCAGGCGAAGTTGATGCATACGGAAAAGATGGCGGCGGTTGGACAGCTCGTGTCCGGCGTGGCACACGAGGTCAATAATCCGCTTACGGCGATTCTCGGTTTCGCGGATCTGCTTTCCGAGCAGGAGAACGTTCCGGAAGATGCGCGGCGGGATCTGCAGGTCATTATCCAGGAGGCTCAGCGGACGAAGCAGATAGTGCAGAACCTGCTGAGCTTCGCGCGGCAAATGCCGGCGCAACGGCAGCCGCTGCAACTCAATGCCATCCTGCGGCGCACGTTGCAGTTGCGGGCCTACGACTTCGCGAACCATGGCATCAAGCTCGTGGAAGAGTTGCACGAGCCAATACCGGACGTTGTCGGCGATCCACACCAGTTGCAGCAGGTGTTCCTCAATATCCTGAACAATGCGTATGACGCGGTTCGGGAAACGGGAAAACCGGGGACGATCGGAGTTCGCTCGGGGGTTCGTGATGGCGGCGTTGAGGTGATTTTCGAAGATACCGGAACGGGGATCACAGCGCCCGAGCGCATTTTCGACCCGTTCTACACGACGAAGGAAGTCGGAAAGGGGACGGGCTTGGGGCTGAGCATCTGTTATGGAATTGTGCACGAACACGGCGGAGAGATCGTGGCAGCGAATCGCAGCGATATGACAGGCGCGAGTTTCACGGTGCGATTTCCGGGAGTTGCGATGGCGCAGGCTGTCGGAGAGGGGGCCTAG
- a CDS encoding chemotaxis protein CheW: protein MAKDMQIVGFRVGNETFGVPIQSVHEIVRMMDITNVPDAPIYIEGVINLRGKIIPVIDLRKRFGEKEIKASKKNRILVAEIGAKMVGLVVDAASEVLKLPPSDVDPPPNVFEDGELNYVTGVGKLNGRLVILVELSKIMQRGELRRLGDVADNTGAA, encoded by the coding sequence ATGGCCAAGGATATGCAAATCGTCGGGTTCCGCGTCGGCAATGAGACCTTCGGTGTGCCCATCCAGTCCGTGCACGAGATTGTGCGCATGATGGATATCACCAATGTTCCCGACGCGCCCATCTACATTGAAGGCGTCATTAATCTACGCGGCAAGATCATCCCGGTCATCGATCTCCGTAAGCGTTTCGGCGAAAAGGAAATCAAGGCCAGCAAGAAGAACCGCATTCTTGTCGCCGAAATTGGAGCCAAGATGGTTGGCCTGGTCGTCGATGCTGCCAGCGAGGTACTCAAGCTGCCGCCATCCGATGTCGATCCGCCACCGAATGTTTTCGAAGACGGCGAACTGAATTATGTCACCGGCGTCGGCAAACTCAACGGACGCCTCGTCATTCTGGTGGAACTCAGCAAGATCATGCAGCGTGGCGAACTTCGCCGACTCGGTGATGTGGCCGATAACACTGGCGCGGCGTAG
- a CDS encoding methyl-accepting chemotaxis protein, whose product MTIKKKLYLNFTAIICIMIGLFLVSMYGIRRERNAKAAAAATEQLRFQMMQNRLTLANYLLSGDTRELDKLHDGTIKLSDLVRQAEARTSDKEQLAALTKLDNMETDWNSQFAAKMIEKRKDVDAGNATVADLQIAYLQADPVTWLKNSNDVMVQVQEDRQKADEAATLVTSIFSFVFLVLAIGLGGFIAFRTSQSITQPLSQLMGVAREIGESGDLEHTIDVAGKDEVGELARSFAKMVAYLKEMASVSEAIARGDLTVEVEPRSKRDTLGSAFSKMLDGLRSIVRSVRDAAAQVAAGSNQVADASEESAKISVQSSSAIDEVTSTMHEMSINVQNMVKNTQMQASSVSETSASIDQMVASIQRVADTAKVLLDISNRSREEVQSGIGTMQKATDGLSRINTSIGSSSQIIAALGTRADDIGKIIEVIDDISEQTNLLALNAAIEAARAGEHGLGFAVVADEVRKLAEKSAQSTKEISELIQSIQKEARKAVENMEKSTSIVNEGLTLGNDLSVALKKISNVVTEVYKFAQEIGAATNEQSHGSSQIAKATGRLNEITHEINSAVEEQASGAQAVVKAMERMREMVQAQTSGSTELAASSEQMSKMARNMLESMDRFNLDVERALTEGSNGNGTKVASGKYALAGRS is encoded by the coding sequence ATGACGATCAAGAAAAAGCTTTACCTGAACTTCACCGCCATCATTTGCATCATGATCGGCTTGTTTCTCGTGAGCATGTACGGCATTCGTCGCGAGCGCAATGCCAAGGCCGCAGCCGCCGCCACCGAGCAACTCCGGTTCCAGATGATGCAAAACCGCCTCACCCTGGCGAATTACCTCCTGAGCGGTGACACGCGCGAGTTGGACAAGCTGCATGACGGAACCATCAAACTCAGTGACCTGGTTCGACAAGCCGAAGCCAGGACTTCTGACAAAGAACAACTCGCGGCGCTCACCAAGCTCGACAACATGGAAACCGACTGGAATTCCCAGTTCGCCGCCAAGATGATCGAGAAGCGCAAGGATGTTGATGCCGGCAATGCCACCGTCGCCGACCTGCAGATCGCCTATCTCCAGGCGGACCCGGTCACCTGGCTGAAAAATTCCAACGATGTGATGGTGCAGGTCCAGGAAGATCGGCAAAAAGCTGACGAAGCTGCCACTCTCGTCACCAGCATTTTCTCCTTCGTTTTCCTCGTCCTTGCCATTGGCCTGGGCGGCTTCATCGCGTTCCGCACCTCGCAGTCAATTACCCAACCTCTATCGCAGTTGATGGGCGTAGCCCGCGAGATCGGCGAGTCCGGCGATCTCGAGCACACGATTGACGTTGCCGGCAAGGATGAAGTCGGAGAACTTGCTCGCTCCTTCGCCAAAATGGTTGCCTACCTCAAGGAAATGGCCAGCGTCAGCGAAGCCATTGCCCGTGGCGACCTGACCGTCGAAGTCGAGCCTCGTTCCAAGCGCGATACCCTCGGAAGCGCCTTCAGCAAGATGCTCGACGGCCTGCGCAGCATCGTCCGCTCCGTTCGCGACGCCGCCGCCCAAGTCGCCGCCGGCTCCAACCAGGTCGCCGACGCCTCCGAAGAATCGGCCAAGATCAGCGTACAGTCATCTTCCGCAATCGACGAAGTCACCAGCACCATGCACGAGATGTCAATCAATGTGCAGAACATGGTGAAGAACACGCAGATGCAGGCGTCGAGCGTCAGTGAAACCTCGGCGTCGATCGACCAGATGGTCGCCAGCATTCAGCGCGTCGCCGACACTGCCAAGGTCCTGCTCGACATATCCAATCGCTCGCGCGAAGAAGTTCAGTCCGGCATCGGAACCATGCAGAAGGCCACCGACGGCCTCTCGCGCATCAACACTTCCATCGGTTCCTCGTCCCAGATCATTGCCGCGCTCGGAACCCGTGCCGACGACATCGGCAAAATCATCGAGGTTATCGACGACATCTCCGAACAGACGAACCTGCTCGCTCTTAACGCAGCGATCGAAGCTGCCCGCGCCGGAGAGCACGGACTCGGCTTCGCCGTGGTTGCCGACGAAGTTCGAAAGCTCGCCGAGAAATCCGCCCAGTCCACGAAAGAGATCAGTGAACTCATCCAGAGTATTCAGAAGGAAGCCCGCAAGGCCGTTGAGAACATGGAGAAGAGCACGTCGATCGTCAACGAAGGCCTTACGCTCGGCAACGATCTCTCGGTGGCTCTGAAGAAGATCTCCAACGTCGTTACCGAGGTCTACAAATTTGCGCAGGAGATTGGCGCCGCCACCAACGAGCAGTCGCACGGCTCTTCGCAGATCGCGAAAGCCACCGGTCGTCTCAACGAGATCACGCACGAGATCAACTCTGCGGTCGAAGAGCAGGCCAGCGGCGCCCAGGCCGTCGTCAAGGCCATGGAGCGCATGCGCGAAATGGTTCAGGCGCAAACTTCCGGTTCGACTGAACTCGCCGCTTCGTCCGAACAGATGTCGAAGATGGCGCGCAATATGCTCGAGTCGATGGACCGCTTCAATCTCGACGTTGAGCGTGCTCTGACCGAGGGCAGCAACGGTAACGGAACAAAAGTCGCCTCTGGCAAGTACGCTCTCGCAGGACGCAGCTAA
- a CDS encoding sigma-54 dependent transcriptional regulator, whose translation MTEDFRVQFLIVDDQQSIRKLCVTIGASLGFSCEEAESAEAALQLLETSAPDIILVDLRMAEMSGLEFLATVKKLLPRTEVAIMTGYGSIESAVQAMKLGAYDYITKPFRVEELKISLQRMAEKVRLVAENEFLRERFKAETELHGIVGTHAKIQDILRIIARLKDTRTPVLISGESGTGKELVARAIHFHGAFNKRPFVAVDCGSLVPTLIESELFGHEKGAFTGAIRAKDGLFQAANGGTIFLDEIGELPLDMQAKLLRVLQEKEVRPVGSNNKMKVDVRVIAATNRDLEAEYKEGRFRKDLYFRLNVVTVHIPALRERRSDVPMLVQWFLDKYAAEMKIEVSPDAMNCMLQYDWPGNVRELENCVERAVALGNREIITLQDLPPAIRAYENQLNLGTATVTATDLEEIERDTIQRVFDQVNGDKEMAGRLLGISRATLYRKIKRYNIAIEKVRSVAARA comes from the coding sequence ATGACTGAGGATTTTCGAGTTCAATTCTTAATTGTTGATGACCAGCAGAGCATTCGTAAGTTATGCGTGACCATTGGTGCAAGCTTGGGGTTTTCGTGCGAGGAGGCGGAAAGCGCGGAGGCGGCGCTGCAGCTGCTGGAGACGAGCGCGCCTGACATCATTCTGGTGGATTTGCGCATGGCCGAGATGTCAGGGTTGGAGTTCCTCGCGACAGTGAAGAAGCTGTTGCCCCGGACGGAAGTCGCGATCATGACCGGGTACGGATCCATCGAGAGCGCCGTTCAGGCGATGAAACTCGGGGCCTACGACTACATCACCAAGCCGTTCCGGGTGGAAGAATTGAAGATCAGTTTGCAGCGAATGGCCGAGAAAGTGCGCCTGGTCGCGGAGAACGAATTTCTAAGGGAACGGTTTAAGGCTGAGACGGAACTGCATGGAATTGTTGGGACTCATGCCAAGATCCAGGACATCCTGCGAATCATCGCGCGGCTCAAGGACACGCGGACGCCAGTGCTGATTTCGGGCGAGAGCGGGACGGGCAAGGAATTGGTCGCGCGCGCAATTCACTTCCACGGCGCGTTCAACAAGCGGCCTTTCGTGGCGGTCGATTGCGGGTCGCTGGTACCGACGCTGATCGAGAGCGAACTCTTTGGGCATGAGAAGGGCGCATTCACCGGGGCAATCCGGGCGAAGGATGGGCTCTTTCAAGCAGCGAATGGGGGAACAATCTTCCTTGATGAGATTGGGGAGTTGCCGCTTGATATGCAGGCGAAGCTGCTGCGAGTGCTGCAGGAGAAAGAGGTTCGGCCGGTGGGCAGCAATAATAAGATGAAGGTCGATGTGCGGGTGATTGCCGCTACGAACCGGGATCTCGAAGCGGAGTACAAGGAAGGGCGTTTTCGTAAGGACCTCTATTTCCGGCTAAATGTTGTGACGGTGCACATCCCGGCGTTGCGCGAGAGGCGCTCGGATGTCCCTATGCTGGTCCAGTGGTTTCTGGACAAATACGCGGCGGAGATGAAGATAGAAGTTTCGCCCGATGCCATGAACTGCATGCTGCAGTACGACTGGCCAGGGAACGTGCGCGAGCTGGAGAATTGTGTCGAGCGGGCCGTCGCACTAGGGAACCGCGAGATTATCACCCTGCAGGATCTGCCGCCTGCCATTCGGGCGTACGAGAACCAGTTGAACCTTGGGACGGCGACGGTGACCGCTACGGATCTCGAGGAGATTGAGCGCGACACGATCCAGCGCGTTTTCGACCAGGTGAATGGTGATAAAGAAATGGCGGGAAGGCTGCTTGGGATCAGCCGCGCTACACTGTACCGCAAGATCAAGCGCTACAACATTGCGATTGAGAAAGTACGGAGCGTGGCCGCGAGGGCGTGA
- a CDS encoding CheR family methyltransferase, translating to MGTQPVSVNLTEAELKLLQTLIYQECGMYFDERRAHFLQDRLQRRLKATALDSFYSYYRLLTSREGKAELSSLLENLTVNETSFYRNKPQLDLFQKTILEELLHKKQERRDWNIRVWSAGCSTGQEPYTVAMMIADELAYYYLRNPLPFEMPFPKPLIPPPWKVEILASDINYSVLRAAQEGIYLEHHMDGVEYTSRLRYFDKVGDKYAIKKNVKELVHFDFHNLKTEFLPQRNDIIFCRNVMIYFDEAEQKRLVDKFYRCLNPEGYLFVGHAESLFGLTDKFRMIHKDNGTAYQRLETNGQ from the coding sequence ATGGGTACACAACCTGTTTCCGTAAACCTGACCGAGGCCGAACTGAAGCTGCTGCAGACCCTGATCTACCAGGAATGCGGCATGTACTTCGACGAACGCCGCGCGCATTTTTTGCAGGATCGTCTTCAGCGTCGCCTCAAGGCCACCGCGCTCGACTCCTTCTACAGCTACTATCGCCTTCTGACCAGTCGTGAAGGCAAAGCTGAACTGAGTTCCCTGCTCGAAAATCTCACCGTCAACGAAACCAGTTTCTATCGCAATAAGCCGCAACTCGATCTCTTTCAGAAAACGATTCTCGAAGAGCTACTCCACAAGAAGCAGGAACGCCGCGATTGGAATATCCGGGTTTGGAGCGCCGGTTGCTCTACCGGGCAGGAACCCTACACCGTGGCGATGATGATCGCCGACGAACTCGCATACTACTACCTGCGCAATCCGCTTCCGTTCGAAATGCCCTTCCCAAAGCCGCTCATCCCGCCGCCATGGAAGGTGGAGATCCTCGCGTCCGACATCAATTATTCGGTTTTGCGCGCAGCCCAGGAAGGCATTTACCTGGAACATCACATGGACGGCGTGGAATACACCTCGCGCCTTCGCTATTTCGACAAGGTTGGGGACAAGTACGCGATCAAGAAGAATGTTAAGGAGCTCGTCCACTTCGACTTCCACAACCTGAAGACCGAGTTCTTGCCGCAGCGCAACGACATCATTTTCTGCCGCAATGTCATGATCTATTTCGACGAAGCCGAGCAGAAGCGCCTCGTCGACAAGTTCTATCGCTGCTTAAACCCCGAGGGTTATCTCTTCGTCGGCCACGCCGAGAGTCTCTTCGGCCTGACCGACAAGTTCCGAATGATTCACAAGGACAACGGCACCGCATATCAACGACTGGAGACGAACGGGCAGTAA
- a CDS encoding histidine kinase dimerization/phospho-acceptor domain-containing protein: MNAPNVLIIADEPDFAKNLMARWKAERSEPAFTLMSSDLWNGSNDAQYEVTIVGPVRSGRLTPVLKSLDTPTRPTVCVVDDANQFRTIHEQHPRVLLIRQMEGWLDAVVAVITEAIRRVEAQGRMRKAEQSAAQNQRNATLGKYMLDMRHNLNNALTSVLGNAELLLMQPEILPAQIKDQLQTIHSMSMRMHEVLQRFSSLETEMNFAERHSLNETKHAAQSFVQGT; the protein is encoded by the coding sequence GTGAATGCTCCGAACGTACTGATCATTGCCGACGAACCCGATTTTGCAAAGAACCTGATGGCACGGTGGAAAGCCGAACGCTCCGAGCCCGCGTTCACGCTGATGAGTAGCGACCTGTGGAATGGCTCCAATGATGCGCAATACGAGGTAACCATCGTCGGCCCGGTGCGTAGCGGACGCCTGACGCCGGTGCTGAAATCGCTGGATACGCCGACGCGCCCAACCGTGTGCGTGGTGGACGATGCGAACCAGTTCCGAACCATTCACGAGCAGCATCCGCGGGTTCTGCTGATCCGGCAGATGGAGGGCTGGCTCGATGCGGTAGTCGCCGTCATTACCGAGGCGATTCGTCGCGTGGAAGCCCAAGGGCGTATGCGCAAAGCAGAGCAGAGCGCGGCCCAGAACCAGCGCAATGCCACGCTAGGCAAGTACATGCTCGACATGCGCCACAACCTGAACAACGCGCTGACGTCGGTGCTGGGGAATGCCGAACTATTACTGATGCAACCGGAGATACTGCCGGCACAGATCAAAGACCAGTTGCAGACGATCCACTCGATGTCGATGCGGATGCACGAGGTTCTGCAGCGGTTCTCGTCGCTGGAGACGGAGATGAATTTCGCCGAACGACATTCTCTGAATGAGACAAAGCACGCCGCGCAGAGCTTCGTGCAGGGTACGTAA